GCTTAAACCTATCTTTAATTTGGTTTGCTTTGTCGTTTTTAGCTCCTGTTCTTTATGTTGTAAATTATTAACCAACTCTTCGGGGTTATTTTGATAGCAATCTTTAAGTTTTAACAGCTGGGTTTCTATTTTAGCTAGCTCACTGCCATGAAAAAGATAAGCTTTCTTTTTTTTGTGGTAAGTTTGGTAATAACTATCAATATTTTGCCGGTAACTTAAAGTATTATCTAACTCTATAGCTATAGTGTTGTTGTTATAATCTTTTAAGGCAATTTGTTCCGCCTTAGTTATCGGCAAGGGGTTAGCTGCCAAAAGTTCGGCTTTAAGTTTATAATCGTTGTAACTTTGCAACCTGTTAACCACTTTGACTAAGGCCTCTTGTTTAGTTTGTAACTTCTCTACAACTTCTCGGTAAAGTTCATCATAATTGATAGTTGGTACTACCTCTTTAAGCTTTTGCCCATTAACCGTTAAATATTCTTGATAAAGCTCTTGAGATAAAGTTTTGGCTGTAAAAGCTCTAATGGTAAAGTCTTTAATTGCTTCGCCGGCTTTAGACTGCGGCCACTTAAAAGACCGGCCACCTACTTCGCCACTACCCGGGCGGCGGTAAAAACAATCAATTATTGTATCGCTAGTATTACACAATAAAATGTTACTGCTTGCTCCCCACAACTTAATAATTAATTTATAGTTTTGCTCACCCTTAGTAAGCAAAAAAACCACTAGTCTTTCATTATTATATTGGTAAACATTATGTAAATAACTACCTTTTAAGTTAGCTTTTAAACACTCTTCAAAACGTAGCTTAGTTTTAACTACCGGCCAATTATCGCTTAAAAAAAGGGCGTTTTGGTTATTTTTTAAATTAATAAAGAGCCGTTTAGTTTGCTTAGCGGTTGGCTGATAAAGTTCTATCACTAAATTAGCGTAATTTGGCTGTTTAAAATTGCGCACAATACTATTAGTTAAGTTAAGCTCAGTTAATAAATGGTTAATTTCTTTATAATTTAAGTTCATTTTATATAAAATAATACGTTTAAGGTTATAAGCAACTGTTTCACGTGAAACGTTTAATTTACTGCTTTGGAGCGATAGTATTCTAGTACTTCAGTTATCTCTTCTAGCGTAAAATATTTTTTAGGTAGGATTATAGCTACACTAGTACTACTCATTAAATAAACAGAGTCGTTATTTATTTCTACTCTATCTACCCATTACGGTGTTACTTTAAGTTCGCTATAGTTAGAGTAATCGGTAATAAAATCTTTAGTGATAAATATTTTTACATTTTCATCTCTTCCTGCTGCAAGTCCATATTGCTTTAAAAATCCTTTTTTAAAAAATTACTCAAAAATACCTGCTACTATGCAAGCAATCATTATAACTAAACCGAAAATTATAACTCTACTGTCATAAATATTAATAAATGAAACACCAACATAGATAATTAGTAAAAACCTTACCCAATACTGATACCTCAAAAAACCCTCTAGTTGCAGTTTATCAGCAAAGTGATGTTGGTAGGTTATGTAATCGTCTGTGATTAAAATGTAGTCTTTTTCTATATTCATTTATCTGGTCCTTTAAAGTTAGCTATACTATAACATAGTTACTCTGCCTTAACAACTATTGGATTAGCATCAAATTATCTTTAACCACTACCTTAATAGTTTGTAGTTTTAAAATAGGGTAGGCCTCATTAATTTTTTTAAGGATTTGCCGCTGCATAAAGAGTATTTTATTTTTATAAACATTATGGTTGGTTTCTATAACCAAAGTACCGGCAGTTATATCATAAATTAAACTATTGGCTGCCAGCGAGCTATCAACAAAATCGGCCCATTTTAAAGATGTGCGTCTTTTGTCTATTTTATTCTCTTTTATGTAAGGGGTAACCAATTTTTTAGCCCGATAATAACTGTCTTTTTTATAATTATTGTACATACAGCTCCCCTTTTTTTACTTCGTAAACTAAGGCGTTAGTTAATTTACTAAAATGATTTTGACCCGGCAAAAAGGTAAAAAAAGCTTGGTTATAAGCCGGCATTAAGTTAATCATTAACTCTT
This portion of the Spirochaetaceae bacterium genome encodes:
- a CDS encoding NFACT RNA binding domain-containing protein, which gives rise to MNLNYKEINHLLTELNLTNSIVRNFKQPNYANLVIELYQPTAKQTKRLFINLKNNQNALFLSDNWPVVKTKLRFEECLKANLKGSYLHNVYQYNNERLVVFLLTKGEQNYKLIIKLWGASSNILLCNTSDTIIDCFYRRPGSGEVGGRSFKWPQSKAGEAIKDFTIRAFTAKTLSQELYQEYLTVNGQKLKEVVPTINYDELYREVVEKLQTKQEALVKVVNRLQSYNDYKLKAELLAANPLPITKAEQIALKDYNNNTIAIELDNTLSYRQNIDSYYQTYHKKKKAYLFHGSELAKIETQLLKLKDCYQNNPEELVNNLQHKEQELKTTKQTKLKIGLSFNVLGYSLYVGRNASENESLLKAGFKGNDTFLHVRGLSGGYVIIKQQKNKQMPNEVLLAAAALAMHYSKAKAEKEADILCSQLKNVRKVKNGKKGKVTVTNDKNIYYRYNEEHLKGLLNQLRAEN
- a CDS encoding DUF721 domain-containing protein, with amino-acid sequence MYNNYKKDSYYRAKKLVTPYIKENKIDKRRTSLKWADFVDSSLAANSLIYDITAGTLVIETNHNVYKNKILFMQRQILKKINEAYPILKLQTIKVVVKDNLMLIQ